One window of Dechloromonas sp. ZY10 genomic DNA carries:
- the rsmI gene encoding 16S rRNA (cytidine(1402)-2'-O)-methyltransferase, whose translation MTMESPALYVVPTPLGNLADLTRRAEEVLRAVPWIAAEDTRHSGPLLKQLGAPGRLLPAHQHNEHEAAQRIIDKLQAGESVALISDAGTPGISDPGARVVAAVRAAGGRVVPLPGPCAATTALSASGLGDEHFLFYGFLPSKAGQRRQAIESLRATPAALVFYEAPHRVLDTVGDLAELLGERTLVIARELTKLFESIHSGPLAEALDWLKADSNRQRGEFVLIVSGAPAGGDDSEGERVLKLLLADGLPVKQAAKLAAAISGASKNALYDLALALRKS comes from the coding sequence ATGACAATGGAATCACCCGCATTGTATGTCGTCCCGACCCCGCTGGGGAACCTCGCCGACCTCACCCGCCGCGCCGAGGAGGTGCTGCGCGCGGTGCCCTGGATCGCCGCCGAGGACACCCGCCACAGCGGCCCGCTGCTCAAGCAACTGGGCGCCCCGGGGCGGCTGCTGCCGGCACACCAGCACAACGAGCACGAAGCGGCACAGCGGATCATCGACAAGCTGCAGGCCGGCGAATCGGTGGCGCTGATTTCCGACGCCGGCACCCCCGGCATCTCCGACCCCGGCGCCCGCGTCGTCGCTGCGGTGCGCGCGGCCGGCGGCCGGGTGGTGCCGTTGCCCGGCCCGTGCGCGGCGACCACCGCGCTATCGGCGTCCGGTCTCGGTGACGAACATTTCCTGTTCTACGGCTTCCTGCCGAGCAAGGCCGGGCAGCGCCGGCAAGCCATCGAAAGCCTGCGCGCGACGCCGGCAGCATTGGTCTTTTACGAAGCCCCGCACCGGGTGCTCGACACCGTCGGCGACCTCGCCGAACTGCTCGGCGAGCGCACGCTGGTGATCGCGCGCGAACTGACCAAGCTCTTCGAGAGCATCCACAGCGGCCCGCTCGCCGAAGCACTCGACTGGCTCAAGGCCGACAGCAACCGCCAGCGCGGCGAGTTCGTGCTGATCGTTTCGGGCGCGCCAGCCGGCGGCGACGACAGCGAGGGCGAGCGGGTGCTCAAGCTGCTGCTCGCCGATGGCCTGCCGGTCAAACAGGCGGCCAAGCTCGCCGCCGCGATCAGCGGCGCCAGCAAGAACGCGCTCTACGACCTGGCGCTGGCACTCAGGAAGAGCTGA
- a CDS encoding DMT family transporter, with the protein MSAPPPRWLPFVVLGCGLTAISFGAILARLAQGEGAPSLLVACVRLGLAALVVTPLALWFGGSALRQLSRRQLALGLAAGGCLALHFATWISSLEYTSVASSTALVTTNPLWIGLAGLLFWGERPNRAMQGGIALSLLGSLLIFWSDSANAAPGSQPLLGNALALVGSWCFSAYLLLGRRLRAGLPLTAYIWIAYGVAALFLLAAVQLTGLRFDTLSSGAWWAMAGMALGPQLLGHTAYNWSLRHVSATFIAVVTLGEPVGSALMAYVFFGEGFGPLQFAGFSLLLGGIYLAARGERER; encoded by the coding sequence GTGAGCGCGCCGCCACCACGCTGGCTGCCGTTTGTCGTCCTCGGCTGCGGCCTGACGGCGATTTCTTTCGGTGCGATCCTGGCCAGGCTGGCCCAGGGTGAAGGCGCGCCATCGCTGCTCGTCGCCTGCGTCCGCCTCGGCTTGGCGGCGCTGGTGGTGACGCCGCTGGCGCTGTGGTTTGGCGGCAGCGCATTGCGCCAGCTGAGCCGCCGCCAACTGGCGCTGGGACTGGCGGCCGGCGGCTGCCTGGCGCTGCACTTCGCGACCTGGATCAGCTCGCTGGAATACACCTCGGTGGCTTCCAGCACCGCGCTGGTCACCACCAACCCGCTGTGGATCGGTCTCGCCGGTCTGCTTTTCTGGGGCGAACGGCCCAACCGGGCCATGCAGGGCGGGATCGCGCTATCGCTGCTGGGCAGCCTGCTGATTTTCTGGAGCGACAGCGCCAACGCCGCCCCCGGCAGCCAGCCGCTGCTCGGCAATGCGCTGGCGCTGGTCGGCAGCTGGTGTTTTTCCGCCTATCTGCTGCTCGGCCGCCGCCTGCGCGCCGGCTTGCCGCTGACTGCCTATATCTGGATCGCCTATGGCGTTGCCGCGCTCTTCCTGCTCGCCGCCGTGCAGTTGACCGGTCTCCGCTTCGACACCTTGAGCAGCGGCGCCTGGTGGGCGATGGCCGGGATGGCGCTGGGGCCGCAACTGCTTGGCCATACCGCTTACAACTGGTCGCTGCGCCACGTCTCAGCCACCTTCATCGCGGTGGTCACGCTCGGCGAACCGGTCGGCAGCGCGCTGATGGCTTACGTCTTTTTCGGCGAGGGTTTCGGTCCGCTGCAGTTTGCCGGCTTCAGCCTGTTGCTCGGCGGCATTTACCTTGCCGCGCGTGGCGAACGCGAGCGCTGA
- a CDS encoding HIRAN domain-containing protein — protein MAEVAFLILRCPLAGSQYHGLAEVGLRMAPGDYLELQREPENRHDPAAIRVLWQGRQIGYLPRALNPPLAAALDDGIALHARVTALRLAATPWERVELSVYAPL, from the coding sequence ATGGCAGAGGTGGCCTTCCTGATCCTGCGCTGCCCTTTGGCCGGCAGCCAATACCATGGATTGGCCGAAGTCGGGCTGCGGATGGCGCCGGGCGACTACCTGGAGTTGCAGCGCGAGCCGGAAAATCGCCACGATCCGGCGGCGATTCGCGTGCTTTGGCAGGGCCGGCAGATCGGCTATTTGCCGCGGGCGCTGAATCCGCCGCTGGCCGCTGCACTCGACGACGGAATCGCGCTGCATGCCCGTGTCACGGCCTTGCGTCTGGCGGCGACGCCGTGGGAACGGGTGGAACTCTCAGTCTATGCGCCGCTCTGA
- a CDS encoding YraN family protein, producing MRRSGNDTTVAKGREAETAAARLLEKAGLRIVDRNFRVRGGEIDLIARDGATLVFVEVRARSGSGFGGAAASIDAAKQQRLLLAARHYLARHGECDCRFDCLLYEAGHWRWLRGAFAADG from the coding sequence ATGCGAAGAAGCGGCAACGATACCACCGTCGCCAAGGGGCGCGAAGCCGAAACGGCGGCGGCCCGACTGCTGGAAAAAGCCGGTCTGCGCATCGTCGACCGTAATTTTCGCGTGCGCGGCGGCGAAATCGACCTGATCGCCCGCGACGGTGCCACGCTGGTTTTTGTCGAGGTGCGGGCGCGCAGCGGCAGCGGGTTTGGCGGCGCGGCGGCGAGCATCGATGCGGCCAAGCAACAGCGGCTGCTGCTTGCTGCGCGGCATTATCTCGCCCGTCACGGCGAGTGCGATTGCCGCTTCGATTGCCTGCTCTACGAAGCCGGCCACTGGCGCTGGCTGCGCGGCGCCTTCGCGGCCGATGGCTGA
- a CDS encoding ABC transporter ATP-binding protein, with protein MRFGGLTAIDNLSLQVPANRITAIIGPNGAGKTTLFNCLTGFYTPSEGDVCLQHPQHGEIHLQTLPSHRVARDAGVVRTFQNIRLFPKMTVLENLVVAQHNRLQQASRFSLAGLFGLPGYRRAEEAAISRAATWLQRLGLQQFADTPAGALPYGTQRRIEIARALCVEPILLCLDEPAAGLNPKESAELNELLLHLSRERGIAIMLIEHDMSVVMKVSDHIAVINYGRKIAEGTPLQIQNDPQVIKAYLGEDEEETEVAA; from the coding sequence ATGCGCTTCGGCGGCCTGACGGCCATCGACAATCTGTCGCTGCAAGTTCCGGCCAACCGGATTACTGCGATCATCGGCCCCAACGGCGCCGGCAAGACCACCTTATTCAACTGCCTGACCGGCTTTTACACCCCGAGCGAGGGCGATGTCTGCCTGCAGCACCCGCAGCATGGCGAAATCCACCTGCAGACCCTGCCCTCGCACCGCGTTGCCCGCGACGCCGGGGTGGTCCGTACCTTCCAGAATATCCGCCTGTTTCCCAAGATGACGGTGCTGGAAAACCTGGTCGTCGCGCAGCACAACCGCCTGCAACAGGCCTCGCGTTTCTCGCTGGCCGGCCTCTTCGGGCTGCCCGGCTACCGTCGCGCCGAAGAGGCGGCGATCAGCCGTGCCGCCACCTGGCTGCAACGCCTGGGCCTGCAGCAATTCGCCGACACCCCGGCCGGTGCCCTGCCCTACGGCACCCAGCGGCGGATCGAGATTGCCCGCGCCTTGTGCGTCGAGCCGATCCTGCTCTGCCTCGACGAGCCGGCAGCCGGCCTCAATCCCAAAGAGTCGGCCGAGCTCAACGAGTTGCTGCTGCACCTGTCGCGCGAGCGCGGCATTGCGATCATGCTGATCGAACACGACATGAGTGTGGTGATGAAGGTATCCGACCATATCGCGGTGATCAACTACGGGCGCAAGATCGCCGAAGGCACACCGCTGCAGATCCAGAACGATCCGCAGGTGATCAAGGCCTACCTCGGCGAAGACGAAGAAGAGACGGAGGTCGCGGCATGA
- a CDS encoding TonB-dependent receptor, whose product MTLPRLRPLALCLAALFSAAHAAETSLNPINVTAKGYAAGDLETPLSTGVLTRDELDRRGGQNLGDALRGEPGIAIAADSAQGQNPVLRGLGKDSLVLLVDGVRFNSAQPAGAIASFMTLGLAERVEVVKGGASVLYGTGAIGGAINVLLPQARFTPGVGLAAAAAFDSASQGTRGTAVFNGASGDHALMLGTSLARIDDYRAPEGKVARTGYDSDSVIGQYRFRIDGQQQLRVSAQIHRDENVWYPGSTRMHPSNPARNSTTVHSPTQERRLLELGWQKKGDGGQPLNLDVRVYRQEMERSIYSWANWLGRDIVTNNVTFRTDGLDARGDWLADPNHLFSFGVNAWEMRANPDRWMAGAPTFASFAANNPFQNASVKALGVYLQDDMRFGPLNLLAGLRYDTVKSSADSMNNGARTGGLDNSDSAWSGSLAAIYEVAPLLRPYASYARAFRAPGMRERYESGLRGDGYYYAGSPEVEAEKADQYEIGIKGSNERFDYRVAAYYQQIDHYLTGQILTGAAASAACGAANAGNCKKTVNLGAATIKGLEASLRWQVARGHWLSAGYSRVRGENKDLGEALFQMPADELSLGWRGALGAGVSGDFTLRLVDRQERVATRFTRGAENPTAGFATADFGVNWAYAKDQSLRLAVRNLADKKYYEHLSDGLSGQEIRSPGRSLQLLWRGNF is encoded by the coding sequence ATGACTTTGCCCCGACTGCGCCCGCTGGCGTTGTGCCTGGCTGCGCTGTTTTCCGCTGCGCACGCCGCTGAAACCTCGCTCAATCCGATCAACGTGACGGCCAAGGGCTATGCCGCCGGCGACCTGGAAACCCCGCTCAGTACCGGCGTGCTCACGCGCGACGAGCTCGACCGGCGCGGCGGCCAGAACCTCGGCGATGCCTTGCGCGGCGAGCCGGGGATCGCCATCGCCGCCGACAGCGCGCAGGGCCAGAATCCGGTGCTGCGCGGCCTGGGCAAGGACAGCCTGGTGCTGCTGGTCGACGGCGTGCGCTTCAACTCGGCGCAGCCAGCCGGGGCCATCGCTTCGTTCATGACCCTCGGCCTGGCCGAGCGGGTCGAAGTGGTCAAGGGCGGCGCTTCGGTGCTCTACGGGACCGGCGCGATCGGCGGTGCGATCAACGTGCTTCTGCCGCAGGCGCGGTTCACCCCCGGTGTCGGGCTGGCCGCAGCGGCCGCGTTCGATAGTGCCAGCCAGGGCACACGCGGTACGGCGGTGTTCAACGGCGCCAGCGGCGACCACGCGCTGATGCTCGGCACCTCGCTGGCCCGCATCGACGATTACCGCGCGCCGGAAGGCAAGGTCGCGCGCACCGGCTACGACTCCGACAGCGTGATCGGCCAGTACCGTTTCCGCATCGACGGGCAGCAGCAGTTGCGCGTCTCGGCGCAAATCCATCGCGACGAGAACGTCTGGTATCCCGGCTCGACGCGGATGCACCCGAGCAACCCGGCGCGCAACAGCACCACCGTTCATTCGCCGACGCAGGAGCGCCGCCTGCTCGAACTCGGCTGGCAGAAAAAGGGCGACGGCGGGCAGCCGCTGAATCTCGACGTTCGCGTCTATCGCCAGGAAATGGAGCGCAGCATCTATTCCTGGGCCAACTGGCTGGGCCGCGACATCGTCACCAACAACGTCACCTTCCGTACCGACGGGCTCGACGCACGCGGCGACTGGCTGGCGGACCCCAATCACCTGTTCTCGTTCGGCGTCAATGCCTGGGAAATGCGCGCCAACCCCGACCGCTGGATGGCCGGCGCGCCGACCTTTGCCAGCTTCGCGGCGAACAATCCGTTCCAGAACGCCAGCGTCAAGGCGCTCGGCGTTTACCTGCAGGACGACATGCGTTTCGGCCCGCTCAACCTGCTCGCCGGCCTGCGCTACGACACGGTCAAAAGCAGCGCCGACAGCATGAACAACGGCGCCCGGACAGGCGGCCTGGACAACAGCGACAGCGCCTGGTCGGGCAGCCTCGCCGCGATCTACGAAGTAGCGCCGCTGCTGCGCCCCTACGCCAGCTACGCCCGCGCCTTCCGCGCGCCGGGGATGCGCGAGCGCTACGAATCCGGCCTGCGCGGCGACGGCTATTACTACGCCGGCAGCCCCGAGGTCGAGGCCGAAAAGGCCGACCAGTACGAAATCGGGATCAAGGGCAGCAACGAGCGCTTCGACTATCGCGTTGCCGCCTATTACCAGCAGATTGACCACTACCTGACCGGCCAGATACTGACTGGCGCGGCGGCCAGTGCGGCCTGCGGCGCGGCCAACGCCGGCAACTGCAAGAAGACCGTCAACCTCGGCGCGGCGACGATCAAGGGGCTGGAAGCCAGCCTGCGCTGGCAGGTGGCGCGCGGCCACTGGTTGAGCGCCGGCTATTCGCGCGTGCGCGGCGAAAACAAGGATCTGGGCGAAGCGCTATTCCAGATGCCGGCTGACGAGTTGTCGCTGGGCTGGCGCGGCGCGCTCGGCGCCGGTGTCAGCGGCGACTTCACGCTGCGCCTGGTCGACCGCCAGGAGCGGGTGGCAACCCGCTTCACCCGCGGTGCCGAAAATCCGACCGCCGGCTTCGCTACCGCCGACTTCGGTGTCAATTGGGCTTACGCCAAGGATCAGAGCCTGCGCCTGGCAGTACGCAATCTGGCCGACAAGAAGTATTACGAGCATCTGAGCGACGGGTTGTCCGGCCAGGAAATCCGTTCGCCCGGCCGCTCGCTGCAACTGCTGTGGCGCGGCAACTTCTGA
- a CDS encoding BON domain-containing protein translates to MNKPRLTLAATALALTLPLLQGCFPAIVAGTAAGVMSAHDRRSTGTQADDESLEWKAGEAIPARFRSAAHVNATAYNRRLLLTGEVASDEARMEIEAAVRAVQGVREVFNELVVAAPSSLTVRSRDSFVTSKVKARLVDSQKISANHIKVVTENGYTYLMGVVTDYEAKVAVQVARTTDGVRKVVNVLEVLSDAEIRRLDLAPAGAQRPAPVESR, encoded by the coding sequence ATGAACAAGCCCCGCCTGACCCTCGCCGCAACTGCGCTGGCGCTGACCCTGCCGCTGCTGCAGGGCTGTTTCCCGGCGATCGTCGCCGGCACCGCCGCTGGGGTGATGAGCGCCCACGACCGCCGCAGCACCGGCACCCAGGCTGATGACGAAAGCCTGGAGTGGAAGGCCGGCGAAGCCATCCCGGCCCGCTTCCGCAGCGCCGCGCACGTCAATGCCACCGCCTACAACCGGCGCCTGCTGCTGACCGGCGAGGTTGCCAGCGACGAGGCGCGGATGGAAATCGAAGCTGCCGTGCGCGCGGTGCAGGGCGTCCGCGAGGTGTTCAACGAATTGGTGGTGGCGGCGCCAAGCAGCCTGACCGTGCGCAGCCGCGACAGCTTCGTCACCTCCAAGGTCAAGGCCCGGCTGGTCGATTCGCAGAAGATTTCGGCCAACCACATCAAGGTGGTGACCGAGAACGGCTACACCTACCTGATGGGGGTGGTGACCGACTACGAAGCCAAGGTAGCGGTGCAGGTGGCGCGGACCACCGACGGCGTCAGGAAGGTGGTCAATGTGCTTGAGGTCCTGTCCGACGCCGAGATTCGCCGGCTGGACCTGGCCCCGGCCGGGGCGCAGCGCCCGGCACCGGTCGAAAGCCGTTAA
- a CDS encoding phosphoheptose isomerase gives MDLIARVAENFEDSARTKLEAVDLLAAPVAAAIETLTQSLLNGGKILACGNGGSAADAQHFAAELVGRFEAERGELAAIALTTDTSILTAVANDYAFSQIFARQVRALGHAGDVLLAISTSGNSGNVIEAINAAHEHEMRVIALTGRDGGQIGELLRDDDIHLCVPAQRTARIQETHLLIIHCLCDGIDALLLGVE, from the coding sequence ATGGATCTGATTGCCCGCGTTGCCGAGAATTTCGAGGATAGCGCCCGTACCAAGCTCGAAGCCGTCGACCTGCTTGCTGCTCCGGTTGCCGCCGCCATCGAGACCCTGACCCAAAGCCTGCTCAACGGCGGCAAGATCCTCGCCTGCGGCAACGGCGGCTCGGCCGCCGACGCGCAGCACTTTGCGGCCGAGCTGGTCGGCCGCTTTGAAGCCGAACGCGGTGAGCTGGCGGCGATTGCGTTGACCACCGACACTTCGATCCTGACTGCAGTCGCCAACGACTACGCTTTCAGCCAGATCTTTGCCCGCCAGGTGCGCGCCCTCGGCCATGCCGGCGACGTGCTGCTGGCGATCTCGACCTCGGGCAATTCCGGCAACGTGATCGAGGCGATCAACGCCGCCCACGAACACGAGATGCGGGTGATCGCGCTGACCGGCCGCGACGGCGGCCAGATCGGCGAACTGCTGCGCGACGACGACATCCACCTGTGCGTGCCGGCGCAACGCACCGCGCGCATCCAGGAAACCCACCTGCTGATCATTCACTGCCTGTGCGACGGGATCGACGCACTGCTGCTCGGAGTCGAGTAA
- a CDS encoding branched-chain amino acid ABC transporter permease LivH (LivHMGF is the membrane component of the LIV-I/LS branched-chain amino acid transporter), with protein MTLFFQQLINGLTLGSLYGLIAIGYTMVYGIIGMINFAHGDIYMISAFIAVTAFTLLAAAGVSSVPLALLFVLLVTLFFTTAYGWAVERTAYRPLRGAPRLAPLISAIGMSIFLQNLVQVTQGARVKPIPPVIEGGITLFGSGGDAVHLAWTQLLVIVVTVGLMLAFTWLITRTSFGRQQRACEQDRTMTALLGINVDRVISSTFMLGAALAAVAGVMVTVYYGVVDFFIGFVAGIKAFTAAVLGGIGSLPGAMLGGLIIGLIEAFWGAYLWAEYKDVATFGILILVLMFRPSGLLGRPEVEKV; from the coding sequence ATGACCCTCTTTTTTCAACAACTGATCAACGGGCTGACACTCGGCTCGCTGTACGGGCTGATCGCGATTGGCTACACGATGGTGTACGGCATCATCGGGATGATCAATTTCGCCCACGGCGACATTTACATGATCAGCGCCTTCATCGCCGTCACCGCGTTCACGCTGCTGGCAGCCGCCGGAGTTTCGTCGGTGCCGCTGGCCCTGCTCTTCGTGCTGCTGGTCACCCTCTTTTTCACCACCGCCTACGGCTGGGCCGTCGAACGGACCGCCTACCGGCCGCTGCGCGGCGCGCCGCGCCTGGCGCCGCTGATTTCAGCCATCGGCATGTCGATCTTCCTGCAAAACCTGGTGCAGGTCACCCAGGGTGCCCGGGTCAAACCGATCCCGCCGGTGATCGAAGGCGGCATCACGCTGTTCGGCAGCGGCGGCGATGCCGTGCATCTGGCCTGGACCCAGCTGCTGGTCATCGTCGTCACCGTCGGCCTGATGCTGGCCTTTACCTGGCTGATCACCCGCACCTCCTTCGGCCGCCAGCAGCGGGCCTGCGAGCAGGACCGGACGATGACCGCGCTGCTCGGGATCAACGTCGACCGCGTGATTTCCTCGACCTTCATGCTCGGCGCTGCGCTCGCCGCTGTCGCCGGGGTGATGGTCACGGTCTACTACGGCGTGGTCGATTTTTTCATCGGCTTCGTCGCCGGGATCAAGGCCTTCACCGCTGCCGTGCTCGGCGGCATCGGCTCGCTGCCTGGCGCGATGCTCGGCGGCCTGATCATCGGCCTGATCGAAGCCTTCTGGGGCGCCTATCTGTGGGCTGAATACAAGGATGTGGCCACCTTCGGCATCCTGATTCTGGTCCTGATGTTCCGCCCCAGCGGCCTGCTCGGCCGCCCAGAAGTGGAGAAAGTCTGA
- the livM gene encoding high-affinity branched-chain amino acid ABC transporter permease LivM: MSAPFAIAHPPSLAERLKDAGAAALVALILGIPLIGLTTQDQGGALVVLTRWPELLLFVVASALGRFCLRWAVDRVQAKRRHQAASAPTNRHGWLGKLAWLLLGVAVVLPLFFLEDRYVVDTATTVLIYVMLGWGLNVVVGLAGLLDLGYVAFYAVGAYTYAILATQFGWGFWEALPLAGLAAAAFGILLGWPTLRLRGDYLAIVTLGFGEIIRIVLVNWTELSGGPNGIASIPRPSFFGLPFKAGGDEESQTFASFFGLEFSPMHRIIFLYYLILVLALLTNLLVLRLRKLPVGRAWEALREDEIACKALGINVTNVKLSAFALGAMLGGFAGVFFAARQGFISPESFVFTESAIILAIVVLGGMGSQLGVVLAASVLVLLPEFGRNFSEYRMLAFGLAMILIMVWKPGGLLAARQPTLRLGVGAKETARD; the protein is encoded by the coding sequence ATGTCCGCTCCTTTTGCCATCGCCCATCCGCCCAGCCTGGCCGAACGCCTCAAGGATGCCGGGGCCGCCGCGCTGGTCGCCCTGATCCTCGGCATTCCGCTGATCGGCCTGACCACCCAGGACCAGGGCGGCGCCCTGGTCGTGCTTACCCGCTGGCCGGAATTGCTGCTCTTTGTCGTCGCCAGCGCGCTCGGGCGTTTTTGCCTGCGCTGGGCCGTTGACCGTGTTCAGGCCAAACGCCGCCACCAGGCAGCGAGCGCGCCGACCAACCGTCATGGCTGGCTGGGCAAGCTGGCCTGGTTGCTGCTCGGGGTCGCGGTCGTGCTGCCGCTGTTCTTCCTCGAAGACCGCTACGTGGTCGACACCGCCACCACCGTGCTGATCTACGTCATGCTCGGCTGGGGCCTGAACGTGGTGGTCGGTCTCGCCGGCCTGCTCGACCTCGGCTATGTCGCCTTCTATGCCGTCGGCGCCTACACCTACGCGATCCTGGCTACCCAGTTCGGCTGGGGCTTCTGGGAGGCGCTGCCGCTCGCCGGACTGGCCGCTGCTGCTTTCGGCATCCTGCTCGGCTGGCCGACCTTGCGCCTGCGTGGCGATTATCTGGCGATTGTCACCCTCGGTTTCGGCGAAATCATCCGCATCGTGCTGGTGAACTGGACCGAATTGTCGGGCGGCCCCAACGGCATCGCCTCGATTCCCCGCCCGAGCTTTTTCGGCCTGCCGTTCAAGGCCGGCGGCGACGAGGAAAGCCAGACCTTCGCCAGCTTTTTCGGGCTGGAGTTTTCGCCGATGCACCGGATCATCTTCCTTTACTACCTGATCCTGGTCCTCGCCCTGCTCACCAACCTGCTCGTGCTGCGCCTGCGCAAGCTGCCGGTCGGCCGTGCCTGGGAGGCGCTGCGCGAAGACGAAATCGCCTGCAAGGCGCTCGGGATCAACGTCACCAACGTCAAGCTTTCGGCCTTTGCGCTGGGCGCGATGCTGGGCGGCTTCGCCGGGGTCTTCTTTGCCGCCCGCCAGGGTTTCATCTCGCCGGAGAGCTTCGTGTTCACCGAGTCGGCGATCATTCTGGCGATTGTCGTGCTTGGCGGCATGGGCAGCCAGCTCGGCGTCGTCCTGGCGGCCTCGGTGCTGGTGCTGCTGCCCGAATTCGGGCGCAATTTTTCCGAATACCGGATGCTCGCCTTTGGCCTGGCGATGATCCTGATCATGGTCTGGAAGCCGGGCGGCCTGCTCGCCGCACGCCAGCCGACCCTGCGCCTCGGTGTTGGCGCCAAGGAGACTGCCCGTGACTGA
- a CDS encoding ABC transporter ATP-binding protein: protein MLKLSGVHAHYGHIHALRGIDLEVAAGEIVTLIGANGAGKSTLMMTLFGAPRASAGRIVFDGEDITALPTHQVPHRGIALVPEGRRIFPRMSVLENLQMGAVLADPANFEADVARMIELFPILGERRLQRAGTLSGGEQQMLAIARALMSRPQLLLLDEPSLGLAPLYIKRIFQIIRDLNREHGMTILLVEQNAHHALRVAHRGYVLQHGEIVLSGSGQELLASPEVRAAYLEGGHG from the coding sequence ATGCTCAAACTCTCGGGCGTGCATGCCCATTACGGACATATCCACGCCCTGCGCGGGATTGACCTGGAAGTCGCCGCCGGCGAGATCGTGACCCTGATCGGCGCCAACGGGGCCGGCAAGTCGACGCTGATGATGACGCTGTTCGGCGCCCCACGGGCTTCGGCCGGACGCATCGTTTTCGACGGCGAGGACATCACGGCGCTGCCGACGCACCAGGTGCCGCATCGCGGCATCGCGCTGGTGCCGGAAGGGCGGCGGATCTTCCCGCGCATGAGCGTGCTGGAAAACCTGCAGATGGGTGCGGTGCTGGCCGACCCGGCCAACTTCGAGGCCGACGTCGCGCGCATGATCGAACTCTTCCCGATCCTCGGCGAGCGTCGCTTGCAACGCGCCGGCACCTTGTCCGGCGGCGAACAGCAAATGCTGGCGATTGCCCGCGCGTTGATGAGCCGGCCGCAGCTGCTGCTGCTCGACGAACCGTCGCTGGGGCTGGCGCCGCTGTATATCAAGCGGATTTTCCAGATCATCCGCGACCTCAACCGCGAACACGGGATGACCATCTTGCTGGTCGAGCAGAACGCCCACCACGCACTGCGCGTCGCCCACCGGGGCTACGTGCTGCAACACGGCGAGATCGTGCTTTCCGGTAGCGGTCAGGAGTTACTGGCCAGCCCCGAGGTCCGTGCCGCCTATCTCGAAGGCGGCCACGGGTGA
- a CDS encoding formyltransferase family protein produces MKFAITLSDRYLGVLDALLARGWEAVKIFSAPVDQRLHDNRATIAKATQQGLPLQLSRLNERDLAQLGDDGCELLVVASYRWRIGDWQPYLPAAINFHPSPLPLGRGPDPLVAAILRGETEWGVSCHRLDPEFDAGPLLKTRRFQLAFDECRDSLDLKVQMQMAQLAGEIADDFPGAWAAAKPQADGEYFPLWTEAERELDFNRPLAELQCQLRAFGSIECSATINGQQIQVRRAVGWHEWHEHRPGALVHVDALRMVVAVPDGYLGIVEWSLLHADAITGNLRR; encoded by the coding sequence ATGAAATTCGCCATCACCTTGAGCGACCGCTACCTCGGCGTTCTCGACGCGCTCCTGGCCCGTGGCTGGGAAGCGGTCAAAATTTTCAGCGCGCCGGTCGACCAGCGCCTGCACGACAACCGCGCGACCATCGCCAAGGCCACGCAGCAAGGCCTGCCGCTGCAACTGTCACGGCTCAACGAACGCGATCTGGCCCAACTCGGCGACGACGGCTGCGAACTTCTGGTGGTTGCCAGCTACCGCTGGCGGATCGGCGACTGGCAGCCCTATTTGCCGGCAGCGATCAATTTCCACCCCTCGCCGCTGCCGCTCGGCCGTGGCCCCGATCCGCTGGTCGCGGCGATCCTGCGCGGTGAAACCGAATGGGGCGTCAGTTGCCACCGCCTCGATCCCGAGTTCGACGCCGGCCCGCTCCTGAAAACCCGCCGCTTTCAACTAGCCTTCGACGAGTGCCGCGACAGCCTCGACCTCAAGGTGCAGATGCAGATGGCGCAGCTTGCCGGCGAGATTGCCGACGATTTCCCGGGTGCCTGGGCGGCGGCCAAGCCGCAGGCGGATGGCGAATATTTCCCGCTATGGACCGAGGCCGAGCGCGAGCTTGATTTCAACCGGCCGCTGGCTGAACTGCAATGCCAGTTGCGCGCCTTCGGCAGCATCGAATGTTCGGCGACGATCAATGGCCAGCAGATTCAGGTCCGCCGCGCTGTCGGCTGGCACGAGTGGCACGAACACCGGCCGGGCGCGCTGGTCCATGTCGATGCGCTGCGAATGGTGGTCGCGGTGCCCGACGGCTACCTCGGCATCGTCGAGTGGAGCCTGCTGCACGCGGATGCGATCACCGGCAACCTGCGCCGCTGA